The following nucleotide sequence is from Siniperca chuatsi isolate FFG_IHB_CAS linkage group LG2, ASM2008510v1, whole genome shotgun sequence.
TGATCTGTAGTAAAATCCCACTATCTTTGTGGCACACTCTTTCCTCCACAGTGAAACGCTTCAGGGAGCCAAAACATGAGAGGAGACCCTGGAGGATCTGGTAAGGCAGCTGAGCCAGCTTAAATTCATTTCTCTGCAAAGGCATCAAATGAATCCAGGTGGGGTGCCTCGGAAGCATATCAActgtcctgtctctctgcaggtttCTGGACACCTCAAAACAGGCCATTGGGATGCTGTTTATCCACTTTGCTAATGTCTACTTGTCAGACCTCACAGAGGAGGATCCCTGCTCACTGTGAGTCACGCCTGTATTCCTCAGAGCTCCCTGATCCTGCATGTTACAGATAGATTTCcaagaaaatgtgttaaaatgaagGAAAGCTTTAAAACTACAGTTTTAAATTACAttcacttttctgtctctcccagATACCTCATTAACTTCCTGTTGGATGCTTCTCTGGGCATGTTGCTGATCTATGCTGGGGTGAGAGCCGTCAGTGCTATTGTAGAGTGGAGGCAGTGGGACTCTCTGCGTTTTGGAGAATACGGTGAGGAccatgtgtgtgagtggtaaAGTGGGAACTCCAGCACATTCCTAAAATGCCTGTAATGCCCAATGGAGGGCAGTAGCTGCCCTCAGTACTGCAGTGTTGCAGTGTCATTTCTTACATTACCAGTGCCTTCTTTTGTCCCCGAAACAGTTTCTGTAACACTGAAGCAGTGAAATCTAAGAATGATCTGTGCTTCATATCTGAATACCTAAgcagattttttatttctattttttacagttatctgtctttcttttcctgtgtgtgtgtgtgtgtgtgtgtgtgtgtgtgtgtgtgtgtgtgtgtgtgcgtaggaGAGCCAGTGCAGTGCACAGCGTGGTTGGGCCAGTGTATCCTCTACATCCTCATCATGATGTTTGAGAAAGTACTTATCATGCTGGTCCTCCTCATCCCCCAGTGGAAGAAggtcagaaaaaaagagttCTGATTTGAAAAGATAGCAGGTGAAATTAGTGCACATAAATGTCATAATTATCTTTTTCAATTCAAGATTTAATATTTGAAAGTGTCGCAGTACTCTCCAGAGCCATTATCCACCTGCTTTTTGACCCTATCAGGTGGATTAGTCACAGAAAAATAACCTTCATTTTTTGTACCATGACAACGCATagcctatatacagtatatggactATACTCTCTCATCACTTGTCTTGTTTGCTccatttgaaaatatttagcGGGGTTTGCGTTAGCTTGCTGAAGGTGCAGAGTACTGTTGCAGGTTTAATTAAAGAAAACGGCAGGAGTGTGTTTCTACATACTGTAGAGCATGCTCATTGGTTTAGAGTCCTACAGAGAAGGGGGAGAAATGGCGAGAGTGATCAGAAAAACAGGACAGTCAACAAAGACTGATTACTAAAACACTTGATGAATTTATCAGAACTCATCGCAGATTTGaactaaaagcacaaacatgGTCCACGCAAGTACGAACGCAGACACTTCGAGCTACGCAAGATCGCTTTCACACGTCGTTGCGTTCTGGAGTGTCTCCCCTCAAAATGTTATCGCAGTACAAACGTGAGCTGCAGTCTGAACATTGCAGTTAGGGGCGCTATAGCATGAAACAAGACAAAGCTGACCCCTTCTGTTTGGCTTCACTTCTGCTCAAAACAACCGTGGCTGACCGGTTTTAGGAAGCTCTAGCTGAACATGTCTGTATTATAAAGTATcttaaatcctgcattgtttacttAGTAGAAGTCTTCTTCTTTCttgcctttgttggcgcattAGTGTGTTTCTTAGCGTGCTGCCTCCACCTGtaaatcagtggaatagtgtgaaatcattggcaggaatgtgtgaTACCTGAGCATGCGCGTCTAATATACGACACTGTGTGACATAAAAAGGTGTTCCCTGACCGGGAATCGAACCAGGGCCGCGGCGGTGAGAGCGCCGAATCCTAACCACTAGACCACCAGGGAAAGATATATGGCTTTCTAGTGTATTGTATTGAATACCTGTAGCATTGCACTGTAGTGCatgttatttgtgtgtaaagCCAGCAGTTTATCCTTACTGGTATCATGCAGGAAaggtatttaattttttttctcacaggtGAATGGTGAGGTTTGTGGTGGTTCTTTTGGCTCAATTTTATATCAGGCCATCTTTCTGAGACCAGAAAGTCAAGATTAAGGGCCAAATTATCTGGCAAACACACTAATCATGCTTCATGATACACAATCTGTTTTCTTGTGTTCATGTACAAATGTATCACTtacagatataatgatatgataTTCTCTCATCCGGAATCGAACCCTCTGCTGCGTCGGCCCTTTTTTTACGTTTTGATCTATAACCCTAAACAAAAATAGATAGATACTTTATATATCCCCCCGGGGGGGATTCCCATGTCACAGCAGTGCTGCTTCAAGTGTATGTTTAGGTATGCATGTTTTATCATCTAATTTTCTTATGTTGTCAGTAGATGCATTTACGTAGTGCCTTTTTCCCTCTAGCAATCAGAATATAAACTGTCACAAAGCTCCAGGTAAACATCTCAGTTAGAATAAACCAGCTCACTCTCCCAGTTTAAAAGGGGTGGTGTAAAACTTTCACAATCCCGTCAACAAATTTGTTCATCAAATTATTACACATGGTAAACACTCCTTTAGAATACTTTCTATACTCTTTCTGTTGAAGTTTAGTAGTTTCTGGCAAATTCCAAGTTGTGTTGTGTGCTCTACTGATCTTAGAACTGTAAGTCTAAGGCTAGgtgtgctgtctgtgttgctgtgtaTGCTTacgtctgtgtctgtgtctgtgtgtgtgtgtgtgtgtgtgtgtgtgtgtgtgtgtgtgtgtgtgtgtgtgtgtgtgtgtgtgtgtgtgtgtgtgtgtgtgtgttttgtatatgtttgtgtgtgtcgcaGCTGGCTCTTCTCAACCCCATAGAGAATCCTGACCTGGAACTGGCCATCGTCATGCTCATCGTTCCGTTCTTCATCAACGTAAGTCTGCTGTTactatgtgtttttctttactcCCTGATTTTACAGCTCCTGCAACACCAGTACCACACGTGTCTGGTGAGATTCTGTCATTGGGTACCTAAATAATCCCTGTTTGCTCATACCATGGCCATTGtctcgtgtctgtgtgtgtgtgtaaatgtaaaataatattcccagtttatataatataaaaatcacTTAATATGAAAATCACTTCTGTTAATTCCCCATGGGGAAACATCATTCACCACggtattttctgtgtttccttTAGGCCCTCATGTTCTGGGTGGTAGATAATTTCCTAATGAAGAAACACAGGACAAAAGCAaagctggaggagagagaggaggactcACGAGGGAACAGCAAGGTGCGCTACAGACGAGCTCTGTCCCATGATGACTCAGAGTCAGAGGTAAGTCTTACTGTAGTAATACAGCTGTAAATACACCAGGGATAAAAAACTAAACCGTTtattaataaaacatacataGTTGAAGTTGACCAGCAATCAAGACTTCAGACCATTGAAGGAGACAGAGTGCTCACAGCCTCTGCCATCCCTTTCTTTACTCCAAAAGACCTC
It contains:
- the LOC122865404 gene encoding store-operated calcium entry regulator STIMATE-like isoform X2; translation: MAAVSGVNMPSQLGDVALAGPGGAGLPAVSFTNTSVSSSPTPGTDNRGCENGALMDSFGIFLQGLLAVMAFSTLMLKRFREPKHERRPWRIWFLDTSKQAIGMLFIHFANVYLSDLTEEDPCSLYLINFLLDASLGMLLIYAGVRAVSAIVEWRQWDSLRFGEYGEPVQCTAWLGQCILYILIMMFEKVLIMLVLLIPQWKKLALLNPIENPDLELAIVMLIVPFFINALMFWVVDNFLMKKHRTKAKLEEREEDSRGNSKVRYRRALSHDDSESEILFSADDEMDESDEDDVRRLTGLKTVKKKKLRMGIPPGEVKKKKRPPMKEEDLKGARSKLGLKGEVKSKTYEVMVECERMGKAAPSVFSGVRTGTETALDKPAAAKAPGGSVFSK